One Myxococcales bacterium genomic region harbors:
- a CDS encoding PEGA domain-containing protein, translating into MGAPLSLSWAAGKHEEARLKYVQAYAVLKFPGVLFNLARAEMTVGHDVEAYKLFRDFLKMPQTDLDRSMLARKYYGELAKKVSLVTVTSQTPKGTKVIIDGVDAGETPLAEPIVVSAGTHDIVLRYADKEKKSPVSCPLSQTVTVELEVKEDPKVPIAPPGEKAVYPSWVPTIVLGGVGVAGIAVGSVLGALSSSQNDELKSLSATNPCRAGSGVACAELEDKASSASGLGTGSVIGYVGGGVFLGAAIVTAVVMKPWQARVKETKVQLVPGLGGGALVGTF; encoded by the coding sequence GTCTGAAATATGTGCAGGCTTATGCGGTTCTGAAGTTTCCTGGGGTGTTGTTCAATTTGGCTCGGGCGGAGATGACGGTGGGTCACGATGTGGAGGCCTACAAGCTCTTTCGTGACTTCTTGAAGATGCCTCAGACTGACTTGGACCGCTCGATGCTGGCTCGGAAGTATTATGGAGAGCTTGCGAAGAAGGTCTCTCTCGTCACGGTGACTTCGCAGACGCCCAAGGGGACGAAGGTGATCATCGACGGCGTCGACGCGGGTGAAACGCCGCTCGCGGAGCCAATTGTGGTGAGCGCCGGGACCCACGACATCGTGCTGCGGTATGCCGACAAGGAGAAGAAGTCTCCCGTGTCGTGCCCCTTGTCGCAGACGGTGACCGTGGAGCTCGAAGTGAAGGAAGACCCGAAGGTTCCCATCGCACCCCCGGGGGAGAAGGCCGTCTACCCGAGCTGGGTTCCGACGATCGTGCTCGGCGGGGTCGGTGTGGCGGGCATCGCGGTGGGCAGCGTGCTCGGCGCGTTGTCGTCGAGCCAGAACGACGAGCTCAAGTCGCTGAGCGCGACGAACCCGTGCCGAGCTGGCAGCGGCGTCGCGTGCGCCGAGCTCGAGGACAAGGCGTCGTCGGCGAGCGGGCTGGGAACCGGGTCGGTGATTGGATATGTGGGCGGAGGTGTGTTTCTTGGGGCAGCGATCGTGACGGCCGTGGTGATGAAGCCGTGGCAGGCGCGCGTGAAGGAGACCAAGGTACAGCTCGTGCCCGGTCTTGGTGGCGGCGCGCTGGTGGGGACTTTTTGA